One window of Sulfurospirillum sp. 1612 genomic DNA carries:
- the fusA gene encoding elongation factor G, which translates to MARKNPIEMVRNIGIAAHIDAGKTTTTERILFYTGISHKIGEVHDGAATMDWMEQEKERGITITSAATTCFWNNHQINIIDTPGHVDFTIEVERSMRVLDGAVAVFCAVGGVQPQSETVWRQANRYKVPRMVFVNKMDRTGADFYEVERQIKERLKANPVAIQIPIGAEENFKGVIDLVQMKALVWEDEAAMGSHYEVEEIPADLLEKAQSYREKLVEAVSETDDELLEKYLGGEELTEEEIKRGIKQGCLDLKIVPMLCGTAFKNKGVQPLLDAVVDYMPAPTEVAAIRGEYEDGTETIVESTDDGDFAALAFKIMTDPFVGQLTFVRVYRGKMESGSYAYNTTKDKKERVGRLLKMHSNKREEIKELYAGEIGAVVGLKDTLTGDTLAGEKDHVILERMDFPDPVISVAVEPKTKADQEKMGIALQKLAQEDPSFRVESDEESGQTIISGMGELHLEILVDRMLREFKVDAEVGQPQVAYRETIKKTVEQEYKYAKQSGGRGQYGHVYLRLEPRKPGEGYEFVNDIKGGSIPKEFIPAVDKGLKEAMQGGVLAGYPVEDVKVTLYDGSYHDVDSSEMAFKLAASMGFKEGARKADAIILEPMMKVEVETPEDFMGDVIGDLNRRRGQINSMDDRAGHKIVNAFCPLSEMFGYSTDLRSQTQGRASYSMEFDHYEEVPRNVAEEIIKKRNA; encoded by the coding sequence ATGGCAAGAAAAAACCCTATTGAAATGGTCAGAAACATTGGAATTGCTGCACATATTGATGCCGGAAAAACAACAACAACAGAAAGAATTCTTTTTTATACCGGTATTTCACACAAAATTGGAGAAGTTCATGATGGCGCTGCTACTATGGACTGGATGGAACAAGAAAAAGAAAGAGGTATTACCATTACTTCTGCGGCTACAACATGTTTTTGGAATAACCACCAAATTAATATCATAGACACTCCGGGCCACGTTGACTTTACTATTGAAGTGGAACGAAGTATGCGTGTTCTTGATGGTGCTGTGGCAGTATTTTGTGCCGTTGGTGGTGTTCAACCACAAAGTGAAACCGTTTGGAGACAAGCGAATCGATATAAAGTTCCAAGAATGGTTTTTGTAAATAAAATGGACCGAACGGGTGCAGATTTTTATGAAGTCGAACGTCAAATCAAAGAGAGATTAAAAGCAAATCCAGTGGCCATTCAAATTCCTATCGGTGCTGAAGAAAATTTCAAAGGGGTGATTGATCTCGTCCAAATGAAAGCATTGGTATGGGAAGACGAAGCAGCAATGGGATCTCACTATGAAGTAGAAGAAATTCCGGCTGATCTTCTTGAAAAAGCACAAAGTTATAGAGAAAAACTCGTCGAAGCAGTTTCTGAAACTGATGATGAACTTTTGGAAAAATATCTTGGTGGTGAAGAATTAACTGAAGAAGAAATCAAACGTGGTATTAAACAAGGATGTTTGGACCTTAAAATTGTTCCGATGCTTTGTGGTACTGCCTTTAAAAACAAAGGGGTACAACCTCTTCTTGATGCTGTTGTTGATTACATGCCAGCTCCAACTGAAGTTGCGGCAATCCGTGGTGAATATGAAGATGGTACTGAAACTATAGTTGAGTCAACAGATGATGGTGACTTTGCTGCATTGGCATTTAAAATTATGACCGATCCATTTGTGGGTCAATTGACATTTGTAAGAGTGTATCGCGGTAAAATGGAAAGCGGCTCTTATGCGTATAACACAACAAAAGATAAAAAAGAAAGAGTCGGTAGACTTCTTAAGATGCATTCTAACAAACGAGAAGAAATCAAAGAATTGTATGCTGGTGAAATCGGCGCGGTTGTAGGATTGAAAGATACCCTAACGGGTGATACTCTAGCTGGCGAAAAAGATCACGTAATCTTAGAGCGAATGGATTTCCCAGATCCTGTTATCTCTGTTGCGGTTGAACCAAAAACAAAAGCGGATCAAGAAAAAATGGGTATTGCTTTGCAAAAACTTGCACAAGAAGATCCAAGCTTTAGAGTTGAATCTGATGAAGAAAGCGGACAAACTATCATCTCAGGTATGGGTGAATTGCACCTTGAAATCCTTGTTGATAGAATGCTTAGAGAATTTAAAGTTGATGCGGAAGTTGGTCAACCACAAGTGGCGTACCGTGAAACTATCAAGAAAACAGTGGAACAAGAGTACAAATACGCAAAACAGTCAGGTGGTCGTGGACAATATGGTCACGTTTATCTTAGACTTGAGCCTAGAAAACCAGGCGAAGGTTATGAATTTGTGAACGATATCAAAGGGGGATCAATTCCAAAAGAGTTTATTCCAGCTGTTGATAAAGGGCTCAAAGAAGCAATGCAAGGCGGTGTTCTTGCAGGTTATCCTGTAGAAGATGTTAAAGTAACACTTTATGATGGTAGTTATCATGATGTGGATTCATCTGAAATGGCATTTAAATTGGCTGCGTCAATGGGTTTCAAAGAAGGTGCTAGAAAAGCTGATGCGATTATACTAGAACCTATGATGAAAGTTGAAGTGGAAACTCCAGAAGATTTCATGGGGGATGTTATCGGTGATCTCAATAGAAGAAGAGGACAAATCAACTCTATGGACGATCGTGCAGGACATAAAATTGTCAATGCATTCTGCCCACTCTCTGAAATGTTCGGATACTCAACTGACTTGAGATCACAAACTCAAGGACGTGCTTCTTACTCTATGGAATTTGATCATTATGAAGAAGTTCCAAGAAATGTTGCAGAAGAAATTATCAAAAAACGAAACGCGTAA
- the nosD gene encoding nitrous oxide reductase family maturation protein NosD, which translates to MKKILFFITLFCTLSLFADQSINHIIAHAQAGSKITLPKGVFRGPIVIDKPLILEGSGKESIIQGDGNGTVIMIKSSYVTIQNLSITNSGHQRHRLDSGIKVDQAHHVTIENCHIYKTLFGIILFDTSHSKIINNTIKSYQDSVIDNRGDGIRLWNSHNNLIAKNHLIGSRDLSLNRSNHNKINHNTLEYGRFSILINMSHDVSINANNIYSNYAGVRCVGSKNIDITNNQIVKTHLTTGTGIMLEGGKNIHVTHNVLTGHSQAFFINASSAEIGMQRYIKYNKIINNNVAFHFYNAIKNNTIKYNNVIGNLEDVVKDIRGGQYYHNDIEMNYWDRYVGFDKDKDGISDIPYQVLIYADQLWQFEQHLKFFYATPLLSVIDLLERLAPFSQPVLLIEDTKPKTKPVRL; encoded by the coding sequence ATGAAAAAAATTCTCTTTTTTATCACTCTTTTTTGCACATTGTCCCTCTTTGCAGATCAAAGCATCAATCACATCATCGCTCATGCCCAAGCAGGATCAAAGATAACGCTCCCAAAAGGAGTCTTTAGAGGTCCTATTGTGATTGATAAGCCACTGATATTAGAAGGCTCAGGCAAAGAGAGCATCATCCAAGGCGATGGCAACGGCACGGTCATCATGATAAAAAGCTCTTATGTCACGATACAAAATCTCAGCATCACAAACAGCGGCCATCAAAGACATCGCCTTGATAGTGGGATAAAAGTCGATCAAGCTCACCATGTGACGATTGAAAACTGCCATATTTACAAAACCCTCTTTGGCATCATCCTCTTTGATACCTCACATTCTAAAATCATCAACAATACTATAAAATCATACCAAGACAGCGTCATTGATAATCGAGGCGATGGGATAAGGTTGTGGAATTCACACAACAATCTCATAGCCAAAAACCATCTCATAGGAAGCAGAGATTTGTCTTTGAATCGGTCGAACCACAATAAAATCAATCACAACACTTTGGAATATGGTCGATTTAGTATCCTCATCAATATGAGTCATGATGTCTCCATCAACGCCAATAACATCTACTCAAATTATGCAGGAGTGCGCTGTGTGGGAAGTAAAAATATTGATATTACAAACAATCAAATCGTCAAAACTCACCTCACAACCGGTACGGGTATCATGCTCGAAGGGGGCAAAAATATACATGTCACGCACAATGTATTGACTGGACATTCTCAGGCATTTTTTATCAATGCCAGCAGTGCAGAAATCGGGATGCAACGATATATAAAATATAACAAAATCATCAATAACAATGTCGCGTTTCATTTTTATAATGCCATCAAAAATAACACTATCAAATATAATAATGTCATCGGCAATCTTGAAGATGTCGTCAAAGACATAAGAGGTGGGCAGTATTATCACAATGACATCGAGATGAATTATTGGGATCGATATGTTGGATTTGATAAAGATAAAGATGGAATCAGCGATATTCCCTATCAAGTGCTCATCTATGCAGACCAACTGTGGCAGTTTGAGCAACATCTCAAATTTTTTTATGCTACCCCTTTACTGAGTGTTATCGACCTTCTAGAGCGCCTTGCCCCCTTTAGCCAGCCGGTACTTCTCATAGAAGATACCAAACCCAAAACCAAACCGGTGAGATTATAA
- a CDS encoding amino acid ABC transporter permease, which yields MEASWLTVYLSFISFVLALCIGIVMGTARSYKIPWILDKIFVVYIEIFRGTPLLIQLFFIYYGLPQIHITMSSHEAAILGLSLNYAAYISEIVRSGMESIDKGQHEAAKSLGMNTLTALIHILYPQALRLVLVPLTNSYAAILKDSSLVSVLSITELTRAGQLIYVRTYEPFEIYLTLGVFYFIMTYTIAFVSKHLERRMQYKINGNTKN from the coding sequence TTGGAGGCCTCATGGCTCACGGTTTATCTCTCATTCATCTCGTTTGTGTTGGCTTTATGTATCGGGATTGTGATGGGGACAGCGCGAAGCTATAAAATCCCATGGATTCTTGACAAGATTTTTGTCGTTTATATTGAAATCTTCCGGGGTACACCATTGTTGATTCAACTCTTTTTTATCTATTATGGTTTGCCCCAAATTCATATTACGATGTCCAGTCATGAGGCGGCGATTTTAGGACTATCACTCAATTACGCCGCTTATATATCAGAAATTGTACGCTCGGGCATGGAATCGATTGATAAAGGGCAGCACGAAGCAGCTAAATCCCTGGGGATGAATACCCTCACCGCTTTGATACACATTCTCTACCCTCAAGCCTTGCGACTGGTTTTGGTGCCGCTGACGAATTCTTATGCGGCCATACTCAAAGACAGCTCCCTGGTCTCAGTACTCTCCATCACAGAGCTCACACGAGCGGGACAACTCATCTATGTGAGAACCTATGAGCCGTTTGAAATCTATCTGACTTTAGGTGTCTTTTATTTTATCATGACCTATACGATTGCGTTTGTATCCAAACACTTAGAGCGCAGAATGCAATACAAAATTAACGGCAATACCAAAAACTAA
- a CDS encoding transporter substrate-binding domain-containing protein yields the protein MKKLLLLAMLAFGLLAHAAQDTINVGLCAAYPPFESRDAKNGKIVGFDIDLANAIGQIIGKKIVIHDAEWQALLGGLKTNKFDVIISAMARQEAGKNNVNLSNTYYLLNDVIVVNKNNDTIKSKKDLVGKRVGVQLGSGSEQIVDKLKGLKQVARYNYNPEAFLDLKNGRIDAVVVGYTYAINQKDFKTQYKIIDKLAPAELVVVMKKGQDELTQQINHALDVLKKNGTYDALIQKWLAVK from the coding sequence ATGAAAAAATTATTACTCCTGGCCATGTTGGCTTTTGGATTGTTGGCCCATGCGGCCCAAGATACGATTAATGTAGGATTATGTGCGGCTTATCCGCCCTTTGAATCACGCGATGCAAAAAATGGAAAAATCGTCGGTTTTGATATTGACTTAGCCAATGCAATCGGTCAAATCATCGGTAAAAAAATCGTCATTCATGATGCAGAGTGGCAAGCATTACTAGGGGGTTTAAAAACCAATAAATTCGACGTCATCATCAGTGCGATGGCACGACAAGAAGCAGGTAAAAACAATGTCAATCTCTCTAATACTTACTATTTGCTCAATGATGTCATTGTCGTCAACAAAAACAATGACACCATCAAATCGAAAAAAGATTTGGTAGGCAAACGTGTTGGAGTACAACTAGGAAGTGGGAGTGAGCAAATCGTCGATAAACTCAAAGGTCTCAAACAAGTAGCACGATACAACTATAATCCCGAAGCATTTTTGGATTTAAAAAATGGCCGAATTGATGCCGTTGTTGTCGGATATACTTATGCCATCAATCAAAAAGATTTTAAAACACAATACAAAATCATCGATAAATTGGCTCCTGCTGAGTTGGTTGTCGTCATGAAAAAAGGACAAGATGAACTGACACAACAAATCAATCATGCCTTGGATGTGCTCAAGAAAAATGGCACTTATGATGCATTGATCCAAAAATGGTTGGCTGTAAAATAA
- a CDS encoding CD3072 family TudS-related putative desulfidase, with amino-acid sequence MQRNKKIILLSHCILNANSKIEGIALYQGAIQELVVPLISRGYGLVQLPCPELLAQGLTRWGQVKEQYNTPYYRKHCRALLEPIIDQLLDYHANGYELSGCIGVDGSPNCGVNLTCSAAWGGELSNNPQLPKIMGTLKESPEAGVFIEIFQELLAQNNLKLNFYAIDEANPSISVEGILKELL; translated from the coding sequence GTGCAACGCAATAAAAAAATAATACTCTTAAGTCACTGCATTCTCAATGCAAACTCTAAAATCGAGGGTATTGCTCTGTATCAAGGAGCCATTCAAGAGTTGGTGGTACCTCTTATCTCGCGAGGTTATGGGCTGGTGCAACTTCCCTGCCCTGAACTGCTCGCACAAGGTTTGACGCGCTGGGGACAGGTAAAAGAGCAATACAACACCCCTTATTATCGCAAACATTGTCGTGCCCTCTTAGAGCCCATCATCGATCAATTGCTTGATTATCACGCTAACGGTTATGAGCTTAGCGGCTGTATCGGCGTGGATGGTAGTCCAAACTGTGGCGTCAATCTCACCTGTAGCGCTGCTTGGGGAGGCGAATTGAGTAATAATCCACAACTTCCCAAGATTATGGGAACACTCAAAGAGAGCCCTGAGGCGGGTGTTTTTATTGAAATTTTTCAAGAATTATTAGCGCAAAATAATCTCAAATTAAACTTTTATGCGATTGATGAAGCAAATCCATCAATCAGTGTAGAGGGTATTTTAAAGGAACTATTATGA
- a CDS encoding heme-binding domain-containing protein, with the protein MKYAIFIVLGILLVIQVIRPDFTNPKVNPQEELHASVPVMKVLKSSCYDCHSNETKYPWYSNIAPVSWFMADHINRGRKALNFSNWAMIDPKVKLSRLKRVNHLIKRDLMPISNYTWMHKNAILKPKQKKLLEEFFDKQIQKLKKS; encoded by the coding sequence ATGAAATACGCTATTTTTATTGTGCTTGGAATCTTACTGGTTATACAGGTTATCAGACCGGATTTTACAAATCCCAAAGTCAATCCACAAGAAGAACTCCACGCGAGTGTGCCAGTCATGAAGGTTTTAAAAAGTTCATGTTATGATTGTCACTCCAATGAGACAAAATACCCATGGTATAGTAACATCGCACCAGTATCTTGGTTCATGGCCGATCATATCAACAGAGGGCGTAAAGCACTAAATTTCTCCAATTGGGCCATGATAGATCCAAAAGTAAAACTCTCAAGACTCAAACGGGTCAACCATCTCATCAAACGCGATTTGATGCCGATTAGTAATTACACATGGATGCATAAAAATGCCATACTCAAGCCAAAACAAAAAAAGCTGCTTGAAGAATTTTTTGATAAACAAATACAAAAATTAAAAAAATCATAA
- a CDS encoding AMP-dependent synthetase/ligase produces MQNNTLFHMFLDTCEKNKEQIAFIYKIKNQKFEVSYAKLFDDVVILSRELKSKKITKNSKVMFVCDNRYEWMVTDLALISLGAISIPRGSDTPTQELEFIMNHSECEFLILETEKLYEMHEAMIKKLSLKAIFILEAEKIHTIFDNRYSYQDMLKEKIIFKKDIEQFYERKNNLNEDDIFTLIYTSGTTGTPKGVILTHKNIMYNVRELPYLIGLTREDLWVSILPSWHIFERAAEYLAVSKGCCVVYSSIKTFADDLIEFKPTLVATVPRLWESMYTKINTKLKKENPKKAKIFNKLVNISSAYNYNLRVLKDELPIFSKQNWLLRYGKKILSAIKLGLLYPLNRFAKDKLKAVQEKFGGRLRLAISGGGTLPDFLDNWIDAIGIRIVNAYGMTECAPAITGRALNCNTFSTLGTPIKGTELKIIGEDGSELPRGSVGEIIIKGEQVTPGYYKNEEENKKSFTKDGYFKSGDLGKVTLKNELVITGRSKEIIVLASGENVDPSRIESMISKLPFITDTVLVGQDKKGLGMLVVPDFEELKEYIFKHFNKVVQNMEHVLEDKSIVSKIKNDMNKQLNRKTGFKPFEKLQNIHFLSEEFKVGEELTNTLKKKRHIIEQKYKGIIDKFLH; encoded by the coding sequence ATGCAAAACAATACGCTATTTCATATGTTCTTAGATACATGTGAAAAAAATAAAGAACAAATAGCATTTATATATAAAATCAAAAATCAAAAATTTGAAGTCAGTTATGCAAAACTTTTTGATGATGTTGTGATACTCTCACGAGAATTAAAATCTAAAAAAATCACGAAAAACTCAAAAGTGATGTTCGTGTGTGATAATAGATATGAATGGATGGTAACAGACTTAGCGCTTATCTCCCTTGGTGCTATTAGCATACCAAGAGGTAGTGATACCCCTACGCAAGAGTTAGAATTTATCATGAATCACAGCGAGTGTGAATTTTTGATTTTGGAAACAGAAAAATTGTACGAGATGCATGAGGCGATGATAAAAAAATTGTCGTTAAAAGCGATTTTTATCTTAGAAGCTGAAAAAATACATACGATTTTTGACAATCGGTACTCCTATCAAGATATGCTAAAAGAAAAAATCATTTTTAAAAAAGATATCGAACAATTTTATGAGCGTAAAAACAACTTAAATGAAGATGATATCTTTACGCTGATTTACACATCAGGCACTACAGGGACTCCAAAAGGTGTCATCTTGACGCATAAAAATATCATGTACAATGTGCGAGAATTACCCTATCTTATCGGTTTGACACGTGAGGATTTATGGGTGAGTATTTTGCCTTCTTGGCATATATTTGAGCGAGCGGCTGAGTATCTAGCGGTCTCAAAAGGATGTTGTGTTGTGTATTCAAGCATCAAAACATTTGCGGATGATTTGATAGAATTCAAGCCGACTTTGGTTGCAACCGTACCGAGACTTTGGGAATCAATGTACACCAAAATCAACACCAAACTCAAAAAAGAGAATCCTAAAAAAGCAAAAATATTCAATAAATTAGTAAACATATCTTCTGCTTACAATTACAATCTTCGTGTACTCAAAGATGAATTACCCATCTTTTCAAAACAAAATTGGCTGTTGCGATATGGTAAAAAAATCCTAAGTGCCATCAAGCTTGGCTTGCTCTATCCTTTGAATCGTTTTGCAAAAGATAAACTCAAAGCTGTTCAGGAAAAATTTGGAGGGAGACTCCGACTCGCTATCAGTGGGGGAGGAACGCTTCCGGATTTCTTAGACAATTGGATTGATGCCATTGGCATCAGAATCGTCAATGCTTATGGGATGACAGAATGTGCTCCAGCCATCACAGGTAGAGCGCTCAATTGTAATACTTTTTCTACTTTGGGGACACCCATCAAGGGAACTGAGTTAAAAATCATCGGCGAAGATGGCAGTGAGCTACCTCGCGGGAGCGTTGGAGAGATTATCATCAAAGGGGAACAAGTCACTCCTGGGTATTATAAAAATGAAGAAGAAAATAAAAAATCATTTACCAAAGATGGGTACTTTAAAAGTGGGGATTTGGGCAAAGTCACTCTGAAAAATGAGCTTGTCATCACCGGACGCTCCAAAGAGATTATCGTGCTTGCAAGTGGTGAAAATGTTGATCCAAGCAGAATTGAATCGATGATATCCAAGCTCCCTTTTATAACCGATACCGTACTTGTGGGGCAAGATAAAAAAGGTTTGGGTATGTTGGTGGTCCCAGATTTTGAAGAGTTGAAAGAGTACATCTTCAAGCATTTTAATAAAGTGGTTCAAAATATGGAACATGTACTAGAAGATAAGAGTATCGTGAGCAAGATTAAAAATGATATGAACAAACAGTTGAATCGTAAAACGGGATTTAAGCCTTTTGAAAAGCTTCAAAATATTCATTTTTTGAGCGAAGAGTTTAAAGTGGGCGAAGAATTAACCAATACTTTAAAGAAAAAACGCCATATCATAGAGCAAAAATACAAAGGAATCATCGATAAATTTTTGCATTAA
- a CDS encoding DNA cytosine methyltransferase: protein MVVLDLFSGAGGLSEGFFRQGATFVGHVEVDNYACQTLKTRKAYWKLRKQNKLDIYYDYLLNKISNTELLRLANIDEEHEIINKAISEDTMNDIYKNISINIKRNKVKKIDVIIGGPPCQAYSIVGRARMKESVKNDHRNFLYKFYVQFLEKYKPKIFVFENVPGLKTAGNGEYYRHLQIALENAGYHLEEQEMVASDYGVLQTRKRIIIVGIRKRKNQKNFPKVIFSKIILDKDITVNDVLRDLPFTLPGNKIEGENLYVENTNKYLELSHIREKDFNILTQHETRPHNDRDREIYQEAIIAWDERKERLCYSELSRRRPDLCTHKNKTTFTNRFNVIKSDQKASHTILAHMAMDGHYYIHPDIKQLRSLSIREAARLQSFPDDFYFEGPRTSIFRQIGNAVPPKMAEQIAKKITDLL from the coding sequence ATGGTAGTTTTAGATTTGTTTTCTGGTGCAGGTGGTTTGTCAGAAGGTTTTTTTAGACAAGGTGCTACATTTGTTGGACACGTAGAAGTAGATAACTATGCATGCCAAACGTTAAAAACAAGAAAAGCATATTGGAAATTAAGAAAGCAAAATAAACTTGATATTTATTATGATTATTTATTAAATAAAATATCAAACACTGAATTATTGAGATTAGCTAATATCGACGAGGAACATGAAATTATAAATAAAGCAATTTCAGAAGATACAATGAATGATATATATAAAAATATATCAATTAATATTAAAAGAAATAAAGTAAAAAAGATTGATGTTATAATTGGTGGACCTCCTTGTCAAGCGTATTCTATTGTTGGAAGAGCAAGAATGAAAGAGTCAGTAAAAAATGATCATAGAAATTTTTTATATAAATTTTATGTACAGTTTTTAGAAAAATATAAACCAAAAATATTTGTTTTTGAAAATGTTCCTGGACTCAAAACGGCAGGCAATGGTGAATATTATAGACATTTACAAATTGCTTTAGAAAATGCTGGTTATCATCTTGAAGAACAAGAAATGGTAGCTAGTGATTATGGTGTTTTACAAACTAGAAAAAGAATTATAATTGTTGGAATAAGAAAGAGAAAAAATCAAAAGAATTTTCCAAAAGTTATTTTTAGTAAAATCATTTTAGATAAAGATATCACCGTAAATGATGTATTAAGGGATTTGCCTTTCACTCTTCCTGGTAATAAAATTGAAGGCGAAAATCTCTATGTAGAGAATACAAATAAATATTTGGAATTAAGTCATATAAGGGAAAAGGATTTTAATATTTTAACTCAACATGAAACAAGACCTCATAATGATAGAGACAGAGAGATATATCAAGAAGCAATTATTGCATGGGATGAGAGAAAAGAAAGACTTTGCTATAGTGAATTATCAAGAAGAAGACCTGATTTGTGCACTCATAAAAATAAAACTACTTTTACAAATAGATTTAATGTAATTAAATCAGATCAAAAAGCTTCGCATACTATTTTAGCTCATATGGCTATGGATGGACATTATTACATTCATCCAGATATTAAACAATTAAGGTCGTTATCTATAAGAGAAGCTGCAAGGTTACAAAGTTTTCCAGATGACTTTTATTTTGAAGGGCCACGTACATCTATATTTAGACAAATTGGTAATGCTGTACCACCTAAAATGGCGGAGCAAATTGCAAAAAAAATTACTGATTTACTATAG